Proteins encoded by one window of Micromonospora coxensis:
- a CDS encoding glycosyltransferase family 87 protein, producing MSTQSTAGIDDAGSSDHPSRSDGFVRGVSEAIGGPLGDHAVALDRPAGRERRFWTATRIVLALACLTLALHWVQKSPCQDGAWQNNVQYTRLCYTDVLALYYAEGLNEGKVPYRDHPVEYPVLTGYFMGALGLPVHALGVDDPQINQGRWFYNLNALTLSALAVATVAMILALRRRRPWDAALFALAPALLLTATVNWDFLAIGLAAFGLAAWARRHPALAGVLLGLAGAAKMWPLFVLGPILVLAVRAGRLRAALTALGTALAALVLVNLPVAIPYRENWNRFFELNTERPIDWGTLWYIGRYLDGKVNTGVPGDQGPFQWLNANIPTLNYLSYALFLLACLGVAALALLAPRRPRLAQLAFLVVAAFLIFSKVWSQQFVLWLLPLAVLARPRWGAFIAWQVAEIGYFTAFYGELLGAATSRPVFPEGVFVLAATLRLGTVVLLCVLVIRDILHPERDAVRRTYADDPDGGVLDGAPDVPWLADRRNRPAAPEPVPATTPT from the coding sequence ATGAGCACCCAGTCGACGGCCGGCATCGACGACGCCGGGAGCAGCGACCACCCGTCCCGGTCCGACGGCTTCGTCCGCGGCGTGTCCGAGGCGATCGGTGGCCCGCTCGGTGACCACGCCGTCGCGCTGGACCGGCCCGCCGGCCGCGAGCGGCGGTTCTGGACGGCGACCCGGATCGTGCTGGCGCTGGCCTGCCTCACCCTGGCGCTGCACTGGGTGCAGAAGTCCCCCTGCCAGGACGGCGCCTGGCAGAACAACGTGCAGTACACCCGGCTCTGCTACACCGACGTGCTCGCCCTCTACTACGCCGAGGGGCTCAACGAGGGCAAGGTCCCCTACCGGGACCACCCCGTCGAGTACCCGGTGCTCACCGGCTACTTCATGGGCGCCCTCGGCCTGCCGGTGCACGCCCTCGGCGTCGACGACCCGCAGATCAACCAGGGCCGGTGGTTCTACAACCTCAACGCGCTGACGCTCAGCGCGTTGGCGGTGGCCACCGTCGCGATGATCCTCGCCCTACGCCGACGCCGACCCTGGGACGCCGCCCTCTTCGCGCTGGCGCCGGCGCTGCTGCTCACCGCCACGGTCAACTGGGACTTCCTCGCCATCGGACTGGCCGCCTTCGGCCTCGCCGCCTGGGCCCGCCGGCACCCCGCGTTGGCCGGCGTGCTGCTCGGCCTCGCCGGCGCGGCCAAGATGTGGCCGCTGTTCGTGCTCGGGCCGATCCTGGTGCTCGCCGTACGCGCCGGTCGGCTCCGAGCCGCGCTGACCGCCCTCGGCACCGCGCTGGCGGCTCTCGTCCTGGTCAACCTGCCGGTGGCCATCCCGTACCGGGAGAACTGGAACCGGTTCTTCGAGTTGAACACCGAGCGCCCCATCGACTGGGGCACCCTCTGGTACATCGGGCGGTACCTCGACGGCAAGGTGAACACCGGCGTGCCCGGGGACCAGGGGCCGTTCCAGTGGTTGAACGCCAACATCCCGACGTTGAACTACCTGTCGTACGCCCTGTTCCTGCTGGCCTGCCTCGGCGTGGCCGCGCTGGCGCTGCTGGCGCCCCGCCGTCCCCGGCTGGCCCAGCTCGCCTTCCTGGTGGTCGCCGCGTTCCTGATCTTCAGCAAGGTGTGGTCGCAGCAGTTCGTGCTCTGGCTGCTGCCGCTGGCCGTGCTGGCCCGCCCCCGGTGGGGCGCCTTCATCGCCTGGCAGGTCGCCGAGATCGGCTACTTCACCGCCTTCTACGGCGAACTGCTCGGCGCGGCCACCAGCCGGCCCGTCTTCCCCGAAGGGGTGTTCGTCCTCGCGGCGACGCTGCGCCTCGGCACCGTCGTGCTGCTCTGTGTGCTGGTGATCCGGGACATCCTGCACCCCGAACGGGACGCGGTGCGCCGCACGTACGCCGACGACCCGGACGGCGGCGTCCTCGACGGCGCACCCGACGTCCCGTGGCTCGCCGACCGCCGCAACCGACCCGCAGCACCCGAACCGGTGCCTGCCACCACGCCCACCTGA
- a CDS encoding transglycosylase domain-containing protein, with amino-acid sequence MNSYGDPSSPRARAQVPGANDGAAPAGRASVGSGGAPTGRASASVPPRQPGAAGSASVGRAGAGRASVPVSPAPGGRAGAGRASVPVSPAPGSSGRASVGAAAVGGRASVGSASVGGRAAVARAGVAPVSGGGPGGPGGPGRGGRGGPGAGDPQAAARAKKRKRINMLIASFAVFIMLAGVSVIGFTYYSTNVVLPNEVPLPLSTTIYAQDNKTQLAKLGDENRTFVTIDDIPTHVQDAVAAAEDRNFYEHSGVDYKGIARAAWNNLTGGDKQGASTITQQYARNAYENLKDDTYARKVKEAILASKLNEKYSKPEIMQHYLNVIYFGRGAYGIEAAAQTYFGKRAKDLDVAQGAVLAALIKQPVASTAPGGHKGYDPAVNPVEAQQRWTYVLDGMVAKGWLNAAGKPQRPTEYPTKSLLKPKDGGAGFGVKTPRGNVVNYVREELEGWGVCTNSNAPGKPSCVDELRDGGYRIQTTIDPKLQKAAEDAAQRKKGSETFPEPKNLMAAVVSVEPKTGRVLAYYGGDSGADFDYAGKNVDSGGNLTGGHPPGSSFKVYTLAAAINEGISVKSHWDATPFKPEGFKNPVQNAGRDVSKTCGKWCTLEFSTIQSYNVPFYHVSEKIKPSKIIDMAKAAGITTMWTTSDNPPKPVNLLKSKSEDVAPHPFFHVVGYGQYPVTVLEHANGLATLANHGVYNKAHFVIKVQRQNRDTGKWEVVPGTGEKRNPKQRIRPEVADEVTGVLKQIPGPNNRSLDGGRDAAAKTGTWEYDSKSNAHAWMVGYTEQLATAVWVGSRDPKKPRILDRNGNDIGGSKLPGAIWERYMDDALSGKDKISMPSVTGIGDQNAGNGEEPAPPPVPNQPQQPQDCGPLGLFCPPNGGNQGPTNPGNPGGGNDGGGGNDGGGGNDGGGGNGGGLLPTLSPRIRE; translated from the coding sequence ATGAACTCGTACGGCGATCCCAGTTCCCCGCGTGCGCGGGCCCAGGTTCCGGGTGCGAACGACGGTGCGGCCCCCGCGGGCCGGGCCTCGGTCGGCTCGGGCGGTGCGCCCACGGGCCGGGCCTCGGCGTCGGTGCCGCCGCGCCAGCCCGGCGCCGCCGGCTCGGCGTCGGTGGGGCGGGCCGGTGCGGGGCGGGCCTCCGTGCCGGTGTCCCCGGCGCCCGGCGGACGCGCCGGCGCCGGACGCGCCTCGGTCCCGGTCTCCCCGGCCCCCGGCTCCTCCGGGCGGGCGAGCGTCGGCGCGGCGGCGGTCGGTGGGCGCGCCAGCGTCGGCTCCGCCTCGGTCGGCGGACGGGCGGCGGTGGCCCGGGCGGGTGTCGCGCCGGTCTCCGGCGGCGGCCCGGGTGGTCCCGGTGGCCCGGGGCGGGGCGGCCGAGGTGGCCCCGGCGCGGGTGATCCGCAGGCGGCGGCCCGGGCGAAGAAGCGCAAGCGGATCAACATGCTGATCGCCAGCTTCGCGGTCTTCATCATGCTCGCCGGTGTGAGCGTGATCGGGTTCACCTACTACTCGACAAACGTGGTGCTGCCCAACGAGGTGCCGCTGCCGCTGTCCACCACCATCTACGCGCAGGACAACAAGACCCAGCTGGCCAAGCTCGGCGACGAGAACCGCACCTTCGTCACGATCGACGACATCCCGACGCACGTGCAGGACGCCGTCGCCGCCGCCGAGGACCGGAACTTCTACGAGCACTCGGGCGTCGACTACAAGGGCATCGCCCGCGCCGCGTGGAACAACCTCACCGGCGGCGACAAGCAGGGCGCCTCGACGATCACCCAGCAGTACGCCCGCAACGCCTACGAGAACCTCAAGGACGACACCTACGCCCGGAAGGTGAAGGAGGCGATCCTCGCCTCCAAGCTCAACGAGAAGTACTCCAAGCCGGAGATCATGCAGCACTACCTCAACGTGATCTACTTCGGCCGAGGCGCGTACGGCATCGAGGCGGCGGCGCAGACGTACTTCGGCAAGCGGGCCAAGGACCTGGACGTGGCCCAGGGCGCCGTGCTCGCCGCACTGATCAAGCAGCCGGTGGCGAGCACCGCTCCCGGCGGCCACAAGGGCTACGACCCGGCGGTCAACCCGGTCGAGGCGCAGCAGCGCTGGACGTACGTCCTCGACGGCATGGTCGCCAAGGGCTGGCTCAACGCCGCCGGCAAGCCGCAGCGGCCCACCGAGTACCCGACGAAGTCACTGCTCAAGCCGAAGGACGGCGGCGCCGGATTCGGCGTGAAGACGCCCCGGGGCAACGTGGTCAACTACGTCCGCGAGGAGCTGGAGGGGTGGGGCGTCTGCACCAACTCCAACGCCCCCGGCAAGCCGAGCTGTGTGGACGAGCTGCGCGACGGTGGCTACCGGATCCAGACCACCATCGACCCGAAGCTGCAGAAGGCCGCCGAGGACGCCGCCCAGCGCAAGAAGGGCTCGGAGACGTTCCCCGAGCCGAAGAACCTGATGGCGGCGGTGGTGTCGGTCGAGCCGAAGACCGGCCGGGTGCTCGCCTACTACGGCGGCGACTCGGGCGCCGACTTCGACTACGCCGGCAAGAACGTCGACTCGGGCGGCAACCTCACCGGTGGGCACCCGCCGGGCTCGTCGTTCAAGGTCTACACGCTGGCCGCGGCGATCAACGAGGGCATCTCGGTCAAGTCGCACTGGGACGCCACCCCGTTCAAGCCGGAGGGCTTCAAGAACCCGGTGCAGAACGCCGGCCGTGACGTGAGCAAGACCTGCGGCAAGTGGTGCACGCTGGAGTTCTCCACCATCCAGTCGTACAACGTGCCCTTCTACCACGTCTCGGAGAAGATCAAGCCCTCCAAGATCATCGACATGGCGAAGGCGGCCGGCATCACCACGATGTGGACCACCTCCGACAACCCGCCGAAGCCGGTCAACCTGCTGAAGAGCAAGAGCGAGGACGTCGCCCCGCACCCGTTCTTCCACGTGGTCGGCTACGGCCAGTACCCGGTGACCGTCCTGGAGCACGCCAACGGCCTGGCCACCCTGGCCAACCACGGCGTCTACAACAAGGCCCACTTCGTCATCAAGGTGCAGCGGCAGAACCGCGACACCGGCAAGTGGGAGGTCGTCCCGGGCACCGGTGAGAAGCGCAACCCGAAGCAGCGGATCCGGCCGGAGGTCGCCGACGAGGTGACCGGTGTGCTCAAGCAGATCCCCGGCCCGAACAACCGCTCGCTCGATGGGGGCCGCGACGCCGCCGCCAAGACCGGCACCTGGGAGTACGACAGCAAGAGCAACGCGCACGCCTGGATGGTCGGCTACACCGAGCAACTCGCCACGGCGGTCTGGGTCGGCAGCCGGGACCCGAAGAAGCCGAGGATCCTCGACCGCAACGGTAACGACATCGGTGGTTCGAAGCTGCCCGGAGCGATCTGGGAGCGGTACATGGACGACGCGCTCAGCGGCAAGGACAAGATCAGCATGCCGAGCGTCACCGGCATCGGCGACCAGAACGCCGGCAACGGCGAGGAGCCCGCGCCGCCGCCCGTGCCGAACCAGCCCCAGCAGCCGCAGGACTGCGGTCCGCTCGGCCTGTTCTGCCCGCCCAACGGCGGCAACCAGGGCCCGACCAACCCGGGTAACCCGGGCGGCGGCAACGACGGCGGCGGCGGCAACGACGGCGGCGGCGGCAACGACGGCGGTGGCGGCAACGGGGGCGGACTCCTACCGACGCTGTCACCCCGTATCCGCGAGTAG
- a CDS encoding DUF5318 domain-containing protein, producing MRTQRQVVDYSLQKRAVLRELLAGRVGTYDVCDASPYLKNAARFHGEPTEQRCPICRSENLTHVHYIYGDELKQSAGQARNLAELPVLAMTLREFQVFVVEVCLGCDWNHLVEQFLLGRDGLAEDGSEQGAAGVNAPGAGPAHGRRREAQR from the coding sequence ATGCGTACGCAGCGCCAGGTGGTGGACTACTCGCTCCAGAAGCGGGCGGTGCTGCGTGAGCTCCTGGCCGGTCGGGTCGGCACCTACGACGTCTGCGACGCCTCGCCGTACCTGAAGAACGCGGCTCGTTTCCACGGCGAGCCGACCGAGCAGCGCTGCCCGATCTGTCGCAGCGAGAACCTCACCCACGTCCACTACATTTACGGGGACGAACTCAAGCAGTCCGCCGGACAGGCGCGGAACCTGGCCGAGTTGCCCGTGTTGGCGATGACGCTGCGTGAGTTCCAGGTCTTCGTGGTGGAGGTGTGCCTCGGCTGTGACTGGAACCATCTCGTCGAGCAGTTCCTGCTCGGCCGGGACGGGCTGGCCGAGGACGGGTCGGAGCAGGGTGCGGCGGGCGTGAACGCCCCCGGCGCGGGCCCGGCCCACGGGCGAAGGCGAGAGGCGCAACGGTGA
- a CDS encoding PadR family transcriptional regulator: MLELAILGLLQESPMHGYELRKELTAKLGAIRAAISYGSLYPTLRRLQAAGWITEADETPATAEEVPALTSRRGRVVYKITAEGKERFAQLIAQAGPETYDDTGFGVHFAFFARTDQATRLRILEGRRRTIEERREGLRDVLGRAAERLDAYTLELQRHGLDACEREVRWLEELIANERSGRAPTVPQPGTAGGRRDNNSPPPPGESRTERP; this comes from the coding sequence GTGCTCGAGCTAGCCATCCTCGGCCTCCTGCAGGAGTCTCCGATGCACGGTTACGAGCTGCGCAAGGAGCTCACCGCCAAGCTCGGAGCGATCCGGGCGGCGATCAGCTACGGCTCGCTCTACCCGACCCTTCGCCGGCTGCAGGCGGCGGGATGGATAACCGAGGCCGACGAGACACCCGCGACCGCCGAGGAGGTTCCCGCGTTGACCAGCCGACGCGGTCGGGTGGTCTACAAAATCACCGCGGAGGGCAAGGAACGCTTCGCCCAGCTCATCGCCCAGGCCGGGCCCGAGACGTACGACGACACCGGTTTCGGCGTGCACTTCGCGTTCTTCGCCCGGACCGACCAGGCGACCCGCCTGCGCATCCTGGAGGGTCGCCGCCGCACGATCGAGGAGCGTCGCGAAGGACTTCGTGACGTGCTGGGCCGGGCAGCCGAGCGCCTCGACGCGTACACCCTGGAACTGCAACGCCATGGGCTCGACGCCTGTGAGCGCGAGGTCCGCTGGCTGGAGGAGCTCATCGCCAACGAGCGCTCCGGCCGTGCCCCGACAGTCCCGCAGCCCGGGACGGCCGGCGGCCGACGAGACAACAACAGCCCGCCCCCGCCTGGAGAGTCCAGGACAGAGCGGCCGTGA
- a CDS encoding inositol-3-phosphate synthase, translating into MGSVRVAIVGVGNCASSLVQGVEYYRNADPNDRVPGLMHVTFGDYHVSDVEFVAAFDVDAKKVGMDLAEAIVASENNTIKLCDVPPTGVSVQRGPTFDGLGQYYREIVEESDAEPVDVAQALRDAQVDVVVSYLPVGSEQADKFYAQAAIDAGCAFVNALPVFIASDPEWAKKFEDAGLPIVGDDIKSQVGATIVHRALAKLFEDRGVELLRTYQLNFGGNMDFMNMLERNRLVSKKISKTQSVTSQIPHEMSKSDVHIGPSDHVPWLDDRKWAYIRLEGRSFGDTPLNAELKLEVWDSPNSAGVIIDAVRAAKIALDRKIGGPILSASSYFMKSPPVQYADHDAHAAVESFIKGEVER; encoded by the coding sequence ATGGGCTCCGTCCGCGTCGCCATCGTCGGTGTGGGTAACTGCGCCTCGTCCCTCGTGCAGGGCGTGGAGTACTACCGGAACGCCGACCCGAACGACCGCGTCCCGGGTCTCATGCACGTCACCTTCGGCGACTACCACGTATCGGACGTGGAGTTCGTCGCGGCGTTCGACGTGGACGCCAAGAAGGTGGGCATGGACCTCGCGGAGGCGATCGTCGCCAGCGAGAACAACACCATCAAGCTCTGCGACGTGCCGCCGACCGGCGTCAGCGTGCAGCGCGGCCCGACCTTCGACGGTCTGGGCCAGTACTACCGCGAGATCGTCGAGGAGTCGGACGCCGAGCCGGTCGACGTGGCCCAGGCGCTGCGTGACGCCCAGGTCGACGTCGTCGTCTCCTACCTGCCGGTCGGTTCCGAGCAGGCCGACAAGTTCTACGCGCAGGCCGCGATCGACGCCGGCTGCGCGTTCGTGAACGCCCTGCCGGTCTTCATCGCCTCCGACCCCGAGTGGGCGAAGAAGTTCGAGGACGCGGGCCTGCCGATCGTCGGTGACGACATCAAGAGCCAGGTCGGCGCCACCATCGTGCACCGCGCGCTGGCGAAGCTCTTCGAGGACCGCGGTGTCGAGCTGCTGCGCACGTACCAGCTCAACTTCGGCGGCAACATGGACTTCATGAACATGCTGGAGCGCAACCGCCTGGTCTCGAAGAAGATCTCGAAGACCCAGTCGGTGACCTCGCAGATCCCGCACGAGATGAGCAAGAGCGACGTGCACATCGGCCCGTCGGACCACGTGCCGTGGCTGGACGACCGCAAGTGGGCGTACATCCGCCTGGAGGGTCGCTCCTTCGGTGACACCCCGCTCAACGCCGAGCTCAAGCTCGAGGTGTGGGACTCGCCGAACTCGGCCGGTGTCATCATCGACGCCGTCCGGGCCGCGAAGATCGCCCTGGACCGGAAGATCGGTGGCCCGATCCTCTCCGCCTCCTCGTACTTCATGAAGTCCCCGCCGGTGCAGTACGCCGACCACGACGCGCACGCCGCGGTCGAGTCCTTCATCAAGGGCGAGGTCGAGCGCTGA